The following proteins are co-located in the Telopea speciosissima isolate NSW1024214 ecotype Mountain lineage chromosome 9, Tspe_v1, whole genome shotgun sequence genome:
- the LOC122638771 gene encoding polygalacturonase non-catalytic subunit AroGP2-like: protein MTNLFVLLGFLIVAYFSGYRAENAISLYWEEHIGLPHPPHWFAAKASPLNLHQMTMFMKLIQENELASHLPSFCKQSNVACSTNALEKKTMDNTTLPPISQWNDLKLKYEGLPNETPLSVASQGGLPFFRESMVQEGSFMPVPDLRDPMSYKSFLPRPLSLKIPFFFARIEELKKLFGVVDESNMDEYIQDTLKKCEQSPNQGEQCTCATSAEDLIDFVVEKLGHHVNLWSTESIEGSYTNVTIGAMKLIYGNLSEPPALCHSQPFPFQVYYCHIIEKVKIYAVDLHVQKKVNHAIMACHYDTSTWNPNHLAFKLLGFGPGLIEVCHWINENGLVWTKTLG, encoded by the exons ATGACTAATCTCTTTGTGTTGCTTGGATTTCTGATAGTTGCATACTTTAGT GGTTATAGAGCTGAAAATGCCATCTCACTATACTGGGAAGAGCATATTGGTCTTCCACACCCTCCACATTGGTTTGCTGCAAAGGCTTCTCCATTGAACCTCCATCAAATGACAATGTTTATGAAACTTATACAGGAAAATGAGCTGGCTTCCCACCTACCTTCTTTCTGTAAGCAATCTAATGTTGCTTGTTCTACAAATGCACTAGAGAAGAAGACCATGGACAACACAACCCTGCCACCAATATCACAGTGGAATGATCTCAAATTGAAATATGAAGGCCTTCCAAATGAAACCCCCTTGTCAGTTGCCAGCCAAGGGGGACTGCCATTTTTTCGGGAGTCAATGGTGCAAGAAGGGAGTTTCATGCCTGTTCCTGATCTAAGAGACCCAATGTCATACAAATCGTTCTTGCCGCGACCTTTGTCATTAAAAATCCCATTTTTCTTTGCCCGGattgaggaattgaagaagcttTTTGGTGTGGTGGATGAATCAAACATGGATGAGTATATTCAAGACACCCTTAAGAAATGTGAACAGAGCCCCAATCAAGGTGAGCAGTGTACCTGTGCAACTTCCGCCGAGGATCTCATTGATTTTGTCGTCGAGAAATTAGGGCACCATGTAAACTTATGGAGTACTGAGAGTATTGAAGGATCTTATACGAATGTCACAATTGGAGCTATGAAACTAATATATGGAAACCTCTCTGAACCACCAGCCTTATGCCATAGTCAGCCATTCCCATTTCAAGTCTATTATTGCCACATTATAGAGAAAGTAAAAATATATGCAGTTGATTTACATGTTCAGAAGAAAGTGAATCATGCGATCATGGCATGCCACTATGACACATCAACTTGGAATCCAAACCATCTTGCTTTTAAGCTATTGGGTTTTGGCCCAGGGCTGATTGAAGTCTGCCATTGGATAAATGAGAATGGACTAGTCTGGACAAAAACTCTAGGTTGA